A window of Corallococcus macrosporus DSM 14697 contains these coding sequences:
- a CDS encoding heme/hemin ABC transporter substrate-binding protein: MRRASGLSLLFMAMTSLAHAAAPAKPRAAAAAKAPVAAAKLVTIGPAITETVFALGAGGQVVGVDDTSLALEVARESPKVGYQRALSSEAIIALGTSQLLASEEAGPPGVLEQLKAAGVDVVVLPNKHTVEATRERIRALAKRLGKAEQGEALVKQLDADLRKAQERTAARKDAKPPRVLALYARGANVLMVAGAGTAAGELVTLSGGVNAIAAYSGHKPLTAEAVVEAAPDFILMPASSLEPVGGEEGLSRTPGLSQARGWRLITVDDVHFMGLGPHLGKAVSRLQDGYASPARDSR, translated from the coding sequence TCTTCATGGCCATGACGTCGCTCGCCCACGCGGCGGCGCCCGCCAAACCGCGGGCGGCGGCCGCGGCCAAGGCCCCCGTCGCGGCGGCGAAGCTGGTCACCATTGGTCCCGCCATCACCGAAACCGTCTTCGCGCTGGGCGCGGGCGGCCAGGTGGTGGGCGTGGATGACACCAGCCTCGCGCTGGAGGTCGCCCGCGAGTCGCCGAAGGTGGGCTACCAGCGGGCGCTGTCGTCGGAGGCCATCATCGCCCTGGGGACGTCGCAGCTCCTGGCGTCCGAGGAGGCGGGGCCCCCGGGCGTGCTGGAGCAGCTCAAGGCCGCGGGCGTGGACGTGGTGGTGCTGCCGAACAAGCACACCGTGGAGGCCACGCGCGAGCGCATCCGGGCGCTCGCGAAGCGCCTGGGCAAGGCCGAGCAGGGCGAGGCGCTGGTCAAGCAGTTGGACGCGGACCTGCGCAAGGCCCAGGAGCGCACGGCGGCGCGCAAGGACGCGAAGCCGCCGCGGGTCCTCGCGCTGTACGCGCGCGGCGCCAACGTCCTCATGGTGGCGGGCGCCGGGACGGCGGCGGGCGAGCTCGTCACGCTGTCGGGCGGAGTGAATGCCATCGCCGCCTACTCGGGCCACAAGCCGCTGACGGCCGAGGCGGTGGTCGAGGCCGCGCCGGACTTCATCCTCATGCCGGCCAGCTCCCTGGAGCCGGTGGGCGGTGAGGAAGGCCTGTCGCGCACGCCGGGCCTGTCGCAGGCGCGCGGCTGGCGCCTCATCACCGTGGATGACGTCCACTTCATGGGGCTGGGCCCCCACCTGGGCAAGGCCGTGAGCCGCTTGCAGGATGGGTACGCCTCCCCGGCTCGGGACAGCAGATGA